A single window of Culicoides brevitarsis isolate CSIRO-B50_1 chromosome 3, AGI_CSIRO_Cbre_v1, whole genome shotgun sequence DNA harbors:
- the LOC134836166 gene encoding putative cysteine proteinase CG12163 isoform X2, translating to MRSLMAMAIQFLPANYKYSSVLSATREVVAGVRFRLFVSAESPNATEVVCFLDILEKPWITTDFGQKLRVLQFTNCTENGEEFVPAPTPDPKTVNINPIFTRNRDVPMTEERLGDLEGQIMTGTPQKRIAMDNAEAPKQPEQEEIMTRTNVEQVESQPEAPTTPPTINNELQAQIQAALENIFNNNEELKKALDEITATSANVNEIKERYVAVFDQLTQAIVQSIYNHSESANDSFSYEFPIKFNHETPNSQVTGAIVYVEKEVVPTKNAEEEQEKREKRAIGQPQGKNVESKTLVHVKEQIVHRVSETICQSCKANRANLPQHDCEKYCKSENEIGQEYPIVGGLLPADPETITKVEGHSRNAVSQLRHTDGSACNFQKVANVSKQVVSGILYRATVHHECGGEDKTCSIEIWDQPWLGPPQNKWTCDEYKNHKISKRGVPGGHNELDDEKKQRAEELARTEVPKKGLLAGEQCEFVRVVKGSYQVVAGILYHLTTEVSCGGEKRQCEHQIYERAWENHVETKKYECSAVSSRRRRDTLVGGVEQVDESEFGTLEQMVVDALSYASAKDDNKNYNFIKIKSATKQLVSGVSYQITVMTKDDDQNDIQCTLRIWSQPWKREGNDVKMTCDEVTYKFRTKRSLRSHHHQHLHEGRLYTNKGEEHMQRLFDKYKIKHRRQYKDNDEHERRYKIFKQNLYKIEQLNRMEQGTAKYGITDFADLTKEEYMQRTGLRVPEDHENRVKNPMADIMTDLELPEEYDWRKKQVVSEVKNQGSCGSCWAFSAVGNIEGQHAIKYGKLESYSEQELVDCDNTDHGCGGGYMDDAFKAIENLGGIELESEYPYSAHREKCEFDSSKVHARVKGAVDLPKNETAIAQFLVQNGPISVGLNAAAMQFYRGGVSKPWKILCAAKKIDHGVLLVGYGTASYPRFNKTLPYWIIKNSWGPKWGEQGYYRLWRGDNRCGIAEMASSAVIE from the exons ATGCGAAGTCTCATGGCGATGGCGATCCAATTTCTACCCGCCAACTACAAATACTCGAGTGTTCTGTCGGCAACGCGTGAAGTTGTCGCAGGAGTCCGATTTCGCCTTTTTGTGAGCGCCGAATCGCCAAATGCCACGGAAGTTGTGTgttttttggatattttggaGAAACCATGGATCACGACGGACTTTGGGCAAAAGTTGCGTGTCTTGCAATTCACTAATTGCACGGAAAATGGCGAAGAATTTGTGCCGGCGCCAACTCCGGACCCAAAAACCGTCAATATTAATCCGATTTTCACGCGAAATCGCGATGTGCCGATGACGGAAGAGCGTTTAGGTGACTTGGAAGGACAAATTATGACGGGAACGCCACAAAAACGCATCGCTATGGACAATGCTGAGGCCCCGAAGCAACCGGAACAGGAAGAAATCATGACAAGAACCAACGTTGAACAAGTTGAGAGTCAACCAGAAGCACCGACAACCCCGCCAACCATCAACAATGAGCTCCAAGCTCAAATCCAAGCAGCTCTCGagaatattttcaacaataatGAGGAACTGAAAAAAGCTTTGGATGAAATAACAGCTACTTCTGCAAATGTAAACGAAATTAAGGAACGATATGTGGCAGTTTTCGATCAACTTACGCAAGCGATTGTCCAAAGTATTTACAATCACAGCGAAAGTGCCAACGATTCGTTCAGTTATGAGTtcccaattaaatttaatcatgaAACGCCCAATAGTCAGGTAACGGGAGCGATTGTTTATGTCGAAAAAGAGGTCGTACCCACTAAAAATGCAGAAGAAGAGCAAGAAAAGCGGGAAAAACGCGCAATTGGACAACCTCAAGGCAAAAATGTCGAAAGTAAGACTTTGGTGCATGTCAAAGAGCAGATCGTTCATCGGGTTTCTGAGACAATTTGTCAATCGTGTAAAGCAAATCGGGCTAATTTGCCCCAACATGACTGTGAGAAATATTGCAAAAGCGAG AATGAAATTGGTCAAGAATACCCCATCGTAGGAGGTCTCTTACCTGCCGATCCCGAAACCATCACCAAAGTTGAGGGTCATTCACGAAACGCCGTTTCTCAACTCCGTCACACCGATGGCTCCGCTTGCAACTTCCAAAAAGTCGCCAATGTGAGCAAACAAGTCGTTTCGGGCATCCTCTATCGCGCCACTGTTCATCACGAATGCGGCGGCGAAGACAAAACCTGTTCAATCGAGATCTGGGATCAACCATGGTTGGGTCCTCCGCAGAACAAATGGACCTGTGACGagtacaaaaatcataaaatcagCAAACGAGGCGTTCCCGGCGGGCACAACGAGCTGGATGACGAGAAAAAGCAACGCGCTGAAGAGCTTGCACGAACTGAAGTCCCGAAAAAAGGACTTTTAGCGGGCGAACAATGCGAATTTGTGCGCGTCGTGAAGGGAAGTTATCAAGTAGTCGCCGGGATTTTGTATCATTTGACGACTGAAGTGAGTTGCGGCGGCGAAAAACGTCAATGCGAACATCAAATTTACGAGAGAGCGTGGGAAAATCATGTCGAAACGAAGAAATATGAATGTTCAGCAGTTTCGTCGAGACGTCGTCGAGATACGTTGGTCGGAGGCGTTGAGCAAGTCGATGAATCGGAGTTTGGAACATTGGAGCAGATGGTTGTCGATGCTTTGTCCTATGCGAGTGCCAAGgatgacaataaaaattacaa cttCATCAAAATCAAATCCGCTACCAAACAATTAGTGTCGGGCGTTTCTTACCAAATCACCGTCATGACAAAAGACGACGACCAAAATGACATTCAATGCACACTTCGCATCTGGTCTCAACCGTGGAAAAGGGAAGGAAACGACGTAAAAATGACTTGCGACGAAGTCACGTACAAATTTCGCACTAAACGCTCCTTAAgaagtcatcatcatcagcatttGCACGAAGGTCGTTTGTACACAAACAAGGGCGAGGAGCACATGCAACGTCTTTTCGACAAATACAAGATCAAACATCGCCGGCAATACAAGGACAACGACGAACACGAACGTCGCTACaagattttcaaacaaaatttgtacaaaatcgAGCAGCTGAATCGCATGGAGCAAGGAACAGCCAAATATGGCATCACGGATTTCGCGGATTTGACGAAGGAAGAGTATATGCAACGCACGGGCTTGCGTGTTCCGGAAGATCACGAAAATAGGGTCAAGAATCCCATGGCGGATATCATGACAGATTTGGAGTTGCCTGAAGAATATGATTGGAGAAAGAAGCAAGTTGTGTCGGAAGTTAAGAATCAAGGATCGTGCGGAAGTTGTTG GGCTTTCAGCGCCGTCGGCAACATCGAGGGTCAACACGCCATCAAATACGGCAAACTCGAGTCGTATTCCGAGCAGGAACTCGTCGACTGCGACAACACCGATCACGGATGCGGCGGCGGCTACATGGATGACGCCTTCAAGGCAATCGAAAATCTCGGCGGCATCGAACTCGAAAGCGAGTATCCGTACAGCGCACATCGCGAAAAGTGCGAATTTGACAGCAGCAAAGTGCATGCTCGTGTCAAGGGCGCTGTCGACTTGCCAAAGAACGAAACCGCCATCGCGCAATTCCTCGTACAAAATGGCCCAATTTCCGTCGGATTGAATGCTGCTGCGATGCAATTTTACCGTGGCGGAGTCTCGAAACCGTGGAAAATCTTGTGTGCAgctaaaaaaatcgatcatgGCGTTTTGTTGGTCGGATATGGCACCGCTTCGTATCCGAGATTCAATAAAACACTTCCTTATTGGATCATCAAGAACAGCTGGGGACCCAA atgggGCGAACAAGGTTATTATCGCTTGTGGCGCGGCGACAACCGTTGCGGCATCGCAGAAATGGCGAGCTCAGCTGTCATCGAGTAA
- the LOC134834622 gene encoding protein neuralized-like produces MSFWEVAGNVAYYFFLSVAAIIYLLVLGAYYFLKHCVVLPLIRLFEFLNEWASNRRRFGTDRFTSATPLMREPRQNWNTFAARNNSPVQRSTFVTLDGSVPSDGEILSAFVQEAASRNIKVTIIQCEPASVHAPSASRNTSQVTSNAQNGLPSSNQDNSAGQTTGNRFSNVFRPHGPANSAARSHRNYERLRNNENSSQNRTSRSRTYSNSSSTSSVNANNRCVVCLSQRKNHILIPCGHLCVCQGCANQLQNMDSHCPLCRRGFTQIIAAYA; encoded by the coding sequence atGTCTTTTTGGGAAGTTGCCGGCAATGTTGCGTATTATTTCTTCCTTTCCGTCGCCGCCATTATCTATTTACTTGTATTAGGCGCTTATTACTTTTTGAAACATTGTGTTGTCCTTCCATTAATAcgactttttgaatttttaaatgagtgGGCTTCAAATAGAAGACGATTCGGCACCGACAGATTCACTTCCGCAACTCCTTTGATGCGTGAGCCACGCCAAAATTGGAATACCTTCGCAGCTCGCAACAATTCTCCGGTCCAAAGATCAACTTTTGTCACTCTCGATGGAAGTGTTCCCTCAGATGGCGAAATTTTATCTGCTTTTGTGCAAGAAGCAGCTTCCAGAAATATCAAAGTCACGATAATTCAATGTGAACCTGCCTCAGTTCACGCTCCAAGTGCCTCTCGGAATACTTCTCAAGTAACTTCCAATGCTCAAAACGGACTTCCAAGCTCAAATCAGGATAATTCTGCGGGACAAACTACCGGAAATCGATTTTCTAACGTTTTTCGACCCCATGGACCCGCCAATTCTGCGGCGAGAAGTCATCGGAATTACGAAAGATtaagaaataatgaaaattcatcaCAAAATCGCACCTCAAGATCGAGAACTTACTCGAATTCGTCGTCAACGTCGTCAGTTAATGCGAATAATCGTTGCGTTGTTTGCTTAAGTCAGCGAAAAAATCACATACTAATTCCATGTGGTCATTTGTGTGTTTGTCAGGGATGTGCGAACCAGTTACAGAACATGGATTCACATTGTCCGCTTTGTCGGAGAGGGTTTACACAAATTATTGCAGCTTATGCGTAG
- the LOC134833591 gene encoding phosphomannomutase, translating into MSSLNRDEILLLFDVDGTLTQPRSTVEPEFEDFLYNEVKPRATIGIVGGSDLEKMFEQLNGRKILEHFDYIFPENGLVQIEKGVEVGKASIQDHLGEATLQRFINYVLRYLSELELPIKRGTFLEFRNGMMNICPIGRQCTREERNLFNAYDNEHHVREKMIAALKKEFHDVDLTYSIGGQISFDVFPKGWDKTYSLRHVTKGTNYKEIHFFGDKTEPGGNDHEIFNDPRTIGHKVASPHDTMRFLKELFGLN; encoded by the coding sequence ATGTCTTCCCTAAATCGCGACGAAATCCTCCTTTTATTCGATGTCGATGGCACCCTCACGCAACCTCGATCCACAGTCGAGCCCGAATTTGAGGATTTTCTCTACAACGAAGTGAAACCGCGCGCTACAATCGGCATCGTTGGCGGCAGTGACTTGGAAAAAATGTTCGAGCAGCTGAACGGGCGCAAAATTCTCGAGCACTTTGACTacatttttcccgaaaatggCTTGGTGCAGATCGAAAAGGGCGTCGAAGTGGGAAAAGCTTCGATTCAAGACCACTTGGGCGAAGCGACACTCCAACGATTCATCAACTACGTCTTGCGGTACTTGTCGGAGCTGGAATTGCCGATTAAGCGAGGAACGTTCCTCGAATTTCGCAATGGCATGATGAATATTTGCCCAATTGGCAGGCAGTGCACGCGCGAGGAGCGAAATTTGTTCAATGCGTACGACAATGAGCATCATGTGCGTGAAAAGATGATCGCGGCGCTCAAAAAGGAGTTTCACGATGTCGATTTGACGTACAGCATCGGCGGGCAGATCAGTTTTGATGTTTTCCCCAAGGGATGGGATAAGACGTACAGCTTGCGACATGTGACGAAAGGCACGAATTACAaggaaattcacttttttggcGACAAAACAGAACCCGGCGGTAATGATCACGAGATTTTTAATGATCCGAGGACAATTGGGCATAAAGTTGCGTCGCCGCATGATACGATGAGGTTTTTGAAGGAATTATTTGGGttgaattaa
- the LOC134836166 gene encoding putative cysteine proteinase CG12163 isoform X1 — protein sequence MVEGQADQPGSNEDFIAIHKDAVGASEQLNPSMRSLMAMAIQFLPANYKYSSVLSATREVVAGVRFRLFVSAESPNATEVVCFLDILEKPWITTDFGQKLRVLQFTNCTENGEEFVPAPTPDPKTVNINPIFTRNRDVPMTEERLGDLEGQIMTGTPQKRIAMDNAEAPKQPEQEEIMTRTNVEQVESQPEAPTTPPTINNELQAQIQAALENIFNNNEELKKALDEITATSANVNEIKERYVAVFDQLTQAIVQSIYNHSESANDSFSYEFPIKFNHETPNSQVTGAIVYVEKEVVPTKNAEEEQEKREKRAIGQPQGKNVESKTLVHVKEQIVHRVSETICQSCKANRANLPQHDCEKYCKSENEIGQEYPIVGGLLPADPETITKVEGHSRNAVSQLRHTDGSACNFQKVANVSKQVVSGILYRATVHHECGGEDKTCSIEIWDQPWLGPPQNKWTCDEYKNHKISKRGVPGGHNELDDEKKQRAEELARTEVPKKGLLAGEQCEFVRVVKGSYQVVAGILYHLTTEVSCGGEKRQCEHQIYERAWENHVETKKYECSAVSSRRRRDTLVGGVEQVDESEFGTLEQMVVDALSYASAKDDNKNYNFIKIKSATKQLVSGVSYQITVMTKDDDQNDIQCTLRIWSQPWKREGNDVKMTCDEVTYKFRTKRSLRSHHHQHLHEGRLYTNKGEEHMQRLFDKYKIKHRRQYKDNDEHERRYKIFKQNLYKIEQLNRMEQGTAKYGITDFADLTKEEYMQRTGLRVPEDHENRVKNPMADIMTDLELPEEYDWRKKQVVSEVKNQGSCGSCWAFSAVGNIEGQHAIKYGKLESYSEQELVDCDNTDHGCGGGYMDDAFKAIENLGGIELESEYPYSAHREKCEFDSSKVHARVKGAVDLPKNETAIAQFLVQNGPISVGLNAAAMQFYRGGVSKPWKILCAAKKIDHGVLLVGYGTASYPRFNKTLPYWIIKNSWGPKWGEQGYYRLWRGDNRCGIAEMASSAVIE from the exons GACCAACCTGGCAGCAACGAGGACTTTATTGCCATTCACAAAGATGCCGTTGGCGCATCCGAGCAACTTAATCCCTCGATGCGAAGTCTCATGGCGATGGCGATCCAATTTCTACCCGCCAACTACAAATACTCGAGTGTTCTGTCGGCAACGCGTGAAGTTGTCGCAGGAGTCCGATTTCGCCTTTTTGTGAGCGCCGAATCGCCAAATGCCACGGAAGTTGTGTgttttttggatattttggaGAAACCATGGATCACGACGGACTTTGGGCAAAAGTTGCGTGTCTTGCAATTCACTAATTGCACGGAAAATGGCGAAGAATTTGTGCCGGCGCCAACTCCGGACCCAAAAACCGTCAATATTAATCCGATTTTCACGCGAAATCGCGATGTGCCGATGACGGAAGAGCGTTTAGGTGACTTGGAAGGACAAATTATGACGGGAACGCCACAAAAACGCATCGCTATGGACAATGCTGAGGCCCCGAAGCAACCGGAACAGGAAGAAATCATGACAAGAACCAACGTTGAACAAGTTGAGAGTCAACCAGAAGCACCGACAACCCCGCCAACCATCAACAATGAGCTCCAAGCTCAAATCCAAGCAGCTCTCGagaatattttcaacaataatGAGGAACTGAAAAAAGCTTTGGATGAAATAACAGCTACTTCTGCAAATGTAAACGAAATTAAGGAACGATATGTGGCAGTTTTCGATCAACTTACGCAAGCGATTGTCCAAAGTATTTACAATCACAGCGAAAGTGCCAACGATTCGTTCAGTTATGAGTtcccaattaaatttaatcatgaAACGCCCAATAGTCAGGTAACGGGAGCGATTGTTTATGTCGAAAAAGAGGTCGTACCCACTAAAAATGCAGAAGAAGAGCAAGAAAAGCGGGAAAAACGCGCAATTGGACAACCTCAAGGCAAAAATGTCGAAAGTAAGACTTTGGTGCATGTCAAAGAGCAGATCGTTCATCGGGTTTCTGAGACAATTTGTCAATCGTGTAAAGCAAATCGGGCTAATTTGCCCCAACATGACTGTGAGAAATATTGCAAAAGCGAG AATGAAATTGGTCAAGAATACCCCATCGTAGGAGGTCTCTTACCTGCCGATCCCGAAACCATCACCAAAGTTGAGGGTCATTCACGAAACGCCGTTTCTCAACTCCGTCACACCGATGGCTCCGCTTGCAACTTCCAAAAAGTCGCCAATGTGAGCAAACAAGTCGTTTCGGGCATCCTCTATCGCGCCACTGTTCATCACGAATGCGGCGGCGAAGACAAAACCTGTTCAATCGAGATCTGGGATCAACCATGGTTGGGTCCTCCGCAGAACAAATGGACCTGTGACGagtacaaaaatcataaaatcagCAAACGAGGCGTTCCCGGCGGGCACAACGAGCTGGATGACGAGAAAAAGCAACGCGCTGAAGAGCTTGCACGAACTGAAGTCCCGAAAAAAGGACTTTTAGCGGGCGAACAATGCGAATTTGTGCGCGTCGTGAAGGGAAGTTATCAAGTAGTCGCCGGGATTTTGTATCATTTGACGACTGAAGTGAGTTGCGGCGGCGAAAAACGTCAATGCGAACATCAAATTTACGAGAGAGCGTGGGAAAATCATGTCGAAACGAAGAAATATGAATGTTCAGCAGTTTCGTCGAGACGTCGTCGAGATACGTTGGTCGGAGGCGTTGAGCAAGTCGATGAATCGGAGTTTGGAACATTGGAGCAGATGGTTGTCGATGCTTTGTCCTATGCGAGTGCCAAGgatgacaataaaaattacaa cttCATCAAAATCAAATCCGCTACCAAACAATTAGTGTCGGGCGTTTCTTACCAAATCACCGTCATGACAAAAGACGACGACCAAAATGACATTCAATGCACACTTCGCATCTGGTCTCAACCGTGGAAAAGGGAAGGAAACGACGTAAAAATGACTTGCGACGAAGTCACGTACAAATTTCGCACTAAACGCTCCTTAAgaagtcatcatcatcagcatttGCACGAAGGTCGTTTGTACACAAACAAGGGCGAGGAGCACATGCAACGTCTTTTCGACAAATACAAGATCAAACATCGCCGGCAATACAAGGACAACGACGAACACGAACGTCGCTACaagattttcaaacaaaatttgtacaaaatcgAGCAGCTGAATCGCATGGAGCAAGGAACAGCCAAATATGGCATCACGGATTTCGCGGATTTGACGAAGGAAGAGTATATGCAACGCACGGGCTTGCGTGTTCCGGAAGATCACGAAAATAGGGTCAAGAATCCCATGGCGGATATCATGACAGATTTGGAGTTGCCTGAAGAATATGATTGGAGAAAGAAGCAAGTTGTGTCGGAAGTTAAGAATCAAGGATCGTGCGGAAGTTGTTG GGCTTTCAGCGCCGTCGGCAACATCGAGGGTCAACACGCCATCAAATACGGCAAACTCGAGTCGTATTCCGAGCAGGAACTCGTCGACTGCGACAACACCGATCACGGATGCGGCGGCGGCTACATGGATGACGCCTTCAAGGCAATCGAAAATCTCGGCGGCATCGAACTCGAAAGCGAGTATCCGTACAGCGCACATCGCGAAAAGTGCGAATTTGACAGCAGCAAAGTGCATGCTCGTGTCAAGGGCGCTGTCGACTTGCCAAAGAACGAAACCGCCATCGCGCAATTCCTCGTACAAAATGGCCCAATTTCCGTCGGATTGAATGCTGCTGCGATGCAATTTTACCGTGGCGGAGTCTCGAAACCGTGGAAAATCTTGTGTGCAgctaaaaaaatcgatcatgGCGTTTTGTTGGTCGGATATGGCACCGCTTCGTATCCGAGATTCAATAAAACACTTCCTTATTGGATCATCAAGAACAGCTGGGGACCCAA atgggGCGAACAAGGTTATTATCGCTTGTGGCGCGGCGACAACCGTTGCGGCATCGCAGAAATGGCGAGCTCAGCTGTCATCGAGTAA
- the LOC134834475 gene encoding E3 ubiquitin-protein ligase RNF26-like, whose translation MLQILVDFFNCVGAFLNFVLNLSYYIGKLLIALGSWLFALLQAAFLNIHALAVILYEDFSYFSSDITTFLEAIGQTINNGIKTIIDGIVAGCSNTVTSTKRIINEGGFKISTFFTAISELFSFVLLKLREFLILLGNGTWFLVTFLPKIIMALTVICWNACLDLWNHLKEATRITSNKISVATRTAFNYFLDVPLHCALGLIVLYVAFRYREKLFRLIRVIGYKIYSILQYYNHEWNLYRIRRREAAPRMNQREVEIFAETPPPLFASQNGGPSVRKPLRRETRSPPKKKTSPIKPDLSCVVCLDQKKTVLVLPCRHLCLCRRCSQQIPSMNYSCPLCRNTISQTIDTYL comes from the exons ATGTTACAAATTTTAGTCGACTTTTTCAACTGTGTCGGGGCCTTTTTGAACTTTGTGCTCAACTTAAGTTACTATATTG gaaaacTCTTAATTGCACTCGGATCATGGCTTTTTGCCCTCTTACAAGCGGCTTTTTTGAACATTCATGCCTTGGCGGTCATTTTATATGaagatttttcgtatttttcatCGGATATCACGACATTTCTCGAAGCAATTGGACAAACAATCAACAATGGCATCAAAACGATCATCGATGGCATTGTTGCAGGTTGTTCCAACACCGTCACATCTACAAAAAGAATCATTAATGAAGGCGGATTCAAGATTTCAACCTTTTTTACGGCAATTTCTGAGttattttcgtttgttttgttGAAACTTCGGGAATTTTTGATCTTATTGGGCAACGGAACGTGGTTTCTTGTGACTTTTTTGCCGAAAATCATCATGGCATTGACCGTTATTTGCTGGAATGCGTGTCTAGACTTGTGGAATCACCTGAAAGAAGCAACGAGAATTACTTCCAATAAGATTTCAGTTGCGACGAGAACAgctttcaattatttcttgGATGTGCCGTTGCATTGCGCCTTGGGATTGATCGTTCTTTACGTCGCTTTTCGGTATCGCGAGAAACTTTTTAGATTGATTCGCGTAATTGGATACAAAATTTACAGCATTTTGCAATATTACAACCACGAATGGAATTTATATCGCATCCGGAGGCGAGAAGCAGCTCCGAGAATGAACCAAAGAGAAGTAGAAATATTCGCAGAGACACCGCCGCCGTTGTTTGCATCCCAAAATGGGGGACCGTCAGTGAGAAAACCGCTGCGACGCGAGACAAGAAGCCCACCGAAGAAGAAAACGTCGCCAATTAAGCCGGATTTGTCGTGCGTCGTTTGCTTGGATCAAAAAAAGACGGTACTTGTTCTTCCATGTCGTCATTTGTGCCTGTGTCGAAGATGCTCACAACAAATCCCGAGCATGAACTATTCATGTCCTCTTTGTAGAAACACGATTTCACAAACGATTGACACgtatctgtaa